The sequence TTACGGGCATTACCGGGACGATAAAGGATACCTCCAACGAAGACGCCAAGCCGGTATCGTTTCCGGGGAGCATACCGATCAATGAATGGTTCGAGGTGCGAATCGTGGGCGAGCGTTCGGGAAAGATACCCGTTGCCATTGCGCGTCACGACATTGAATGGGCTGTTCCCGCAGGTTTGGGTCAGGTTCCGCAAAGCGAGCCGGCGGATCCGTTCGTCTCGATTTTCGCGGCCCCGGGCACGACGGGCAGTTTTACGCTGACGGCCAAAGTAGCGCTGCTCGGCGGAATGGAGCAATCGTTTGTCGTGAACGTCGTCGCGCAGTAATTTGGTAGCCTGACATTGTCTGGAGAGGTTAAATCGGGGGGTAGAGCGCTGACTTGACCCCTTTGTACCCCTCGCGCGGGGTTGAAACCCCGCGCTACACATTAAAAAGTCCCTCACTACCGTTCGGGACTGGCCTTGTGCGGTTTGGGATCATCATCATCATCGATGGTCTCCGCCGATTTCGCAGCAGACGTCACTTCTCGCGATGCATCATGACGCTAGTCCGAGCGCGGCAGCGCGAGCACTTTTTAATGTGTAGCCCCAGGTTTTAACCTGGGGCGGCGTGACAGGCGCTTCAAGTTGGCGCCTATCCCCCATACCCCCCGATTTACCCCTTCCCGAGAAAGTTTGGACCTCGGTCAAACTTTTCCCGGCTCCGTGCGTCGAACGCCCGCCTCCAGGAGCTCCCATGAAAATCTACTCGTTTCGCGGGCCGAGTGGTCCGGCTTTCCTCGCGTTCGTCCTGTTCGCGCTGTTCATGTGCGGTTGTCGGCCTGCGGAGAGCCCCGAATCACGCGATCCGCACGCCGTGACAGCCGAAGGCCTGCTTGGTACGCCCGTTTTGCTCGCCAATGGCGAAAGCACCGTGTACGCAGTGGTTCGCCTCGGAACGGTCCCTCGACCTGCTCAACAACGTGGTCCGGTCAATGTTGCGCTTGCCATCGATACGTCCGGATCGATGGAGGGCGAGGGCATCGAGGCGGCGCGCAAAAGTGGCATGAGCGTCGTCGATTCGCTCGCGGACGGCGATCGATTGGCCATCGTCGTGTTTCACTCGAAAGCGGAAATCCTTTTGGAATCCGAGGAGTTATCGCCAGACGTTCGCGCCGAGGCGAAACAGAAAATCGAAGCGATCGAAGCGCGCGGAACGACCGCGATGGGTGAAGGGCTCGATTTGGCGCTGAACCAAGTCAATGCGCATTTCGATGCCAAAGGAATCAACCGAATCGTCTTGCTCGGGGACGGCATTCCGAATGTTTCTTCGCGGCTCGATTATACGGCGCAGAGGGCAGCTCAACGAGGAATCGTCATTACGACGATTGGCCTGGGCCTCGATTACGACGAAGTGCTGATGGCGAACATCGCCACGACATCCGGCGGTCGATACCGCTATGTGGAAGCTCCGGACAAACTGGCCGCGTTTTTCAAGGAAGAGTTGGGCCGGTTCGATAGCGTTTACGGACGTCACGCATCGGCGACGCTGACGCCAGGACCCGGCGTGCGCATCGATGGGGTCGTTGGGGGACAATCGGGAAGCGAATCAGCGTACGTTCCGCTTGGGGACATCACGCACGGAGATACGCGCGACATCGTCGTTCGATTGATTGTGAAGCCGCGTAAACCTGGCGTGCCGATCGAATTGCTCGATGCGACGATTCAATTCGACGATGCGCTCGAAGACGCCGGACGGCTCGAGCGGCGCGTGTACTTCGGCGCACACACGACGCTCGACGAAGCGGAAGTCGCAAAGGCAAAAAGGCCGGACGTGGAGCTGGCAGCGGCGCTGGCCGAAGCTTCGGCAACGACGATCCAAGCGATGGCCATGGGGAAAAAGGGCCGCTACCTGAGCGCGCGCGACATGCTCACCAAAGGTGCGGAGGCGGCGATTGCGCAGTCGAAGCGGACCCCGAGCCGTGAATTGGAAAAATTCGCAGAAAACATGCGAACCGTGGCCAAGGACATGCCCGAAGTGGATGCGCCGCAGCTCAAGCAGAGCACAGAAAGCCACGGCTACGATTTTTCGGACGATGCGGTCAACGCAGCACCCGCCGAAGCACCCTCGCCCTCCGTGACCAAGATGCGCAAAGAAGTGCATCAACAAGCGGTCGATCAGCTTTATTGACGCGCCCAATCCAGGTTCCCGAGACTGTCCTGACTTGATGTTCAGTACAGCCTGTGCGAACGTTTGGCCTGGTCGCCCATGGCGTCGTTTGCCAGCAAGCTGTCTCGGTTGCCCAAAATGTCCGGGGAAGCACCGGCAGGCCTCGCTACGTCAGCGCCGGCACCCGCGCTCGAGCCCGACAACGCAGCCGCGGCCCTGAAGTCCAAACCAACGCTCGACGAGCTGCGCAATCGCATTTCGCGCATCGTTGCGAAGGTATCCGCGCCAGCCCCCCGGCCCGACCCGACCGCCGCCGAGCTCCCGTTTTACCTGGAACGCACCGACCTCGGCCCTTTGCACGTGCGCCGCGAGCGCGCCGTTCCCGCAGCTCGCGTCGGCCGCGTGCCGCTCGTCGCCGCGCGCGATGCGGAACCCGCCATGCTCTCGCTGCTCGCGCTCGATCCGAACCTTGCATCGTGCGACGTCCGTGGCGCCCTGTTCCTCGATACGGAAACCACGGGCCTTCAAGGTGGCACGGGCACCGTGCCGTTCTTGCTCGGGCTGGCCTACTACGACGACGCGCACGGAGGGTTTGTCCTAGAACAAGCGCTGCTGAGGCGTCTCGGGGAAGAAGCGCCCATCCTGGAGCTCGTCGCGCGGCGCCTCGAAGCGGCGTCCATGATCGTCACGTACAACGGCAAATCCTTCGACATGCCGCTCTTGCGCACGCGCTTCGTCATGAACCGCATGCCCGTTCCTCCGGACAAACCTCACCTCGATTTGGTGCACGTCGCTCGGCGCATTCACGGCCAGCGCCTGAAGAGCCGCACGCTCGTGGCCATCGAGAACGAAGTGCTCGGTCGCGAACGCGTGGGTGACGTCGCGGGAGCCGACGTCGTCGCTTGCTACATGCACTACCTGCGCACGGGCGATGAAAGCGCGCTGCTCGGCGTCATCGAGCACAATGCGGCCGACGTGCTTTCGATGGTCGCGCTCGTGGGTCTCTACGGCGAGCCGTTCGGGAGCCTTGGTGGCGAAGACTTGGCCGGCGTCGCACGCACGCTTCGTCGTGCGGGGCAGCTCGAACGAGCCGCCGAAGCGGCGGAAGCAGCCGTCGACAAGGGAGGTGGCACGTTGGCACGCAGGGCGCGAGGCGACATCGCGAAGGCTCGCGGAGACAAGGCGCGCGCGCTGCTCGATTACGAAATGCTGGCCACCGAAGTCGACGATCCATCGGTACGATTGGAGCTGGCAAAGCTGTACGAGCATCACGTGAAGGCGTTTGCCGCAGCGCTGGCTTTGGTCGAACACGGCACGGGCGAGGCGGATCCCGAGCTGGAAAAGCGACGGGCGCGCCTCAACCGCAAGATCGAGCGACAAGCGTGACCTTGCTTTCGTGCGACCTGTGCTTTCGCGGGTGCATCGACAATGACAAACGCTGCCTTTTGGTTTAACTTAGGAGCGATGTTGACCGTCGGCTGCGCCGGCTTTCCTGTGCCCGCGACTCGCTACTTCAAAGAGTTTCTGTTCGTGGAGGTGCAGGAGACCCACGTGTCGATCCCTGGATCGGGCACCATTCGCCGATGGAAACGCGAAGCGCCGGAGGGGTTCCGCTTCGCGCTCCTGGGTCCGCGTGATGTCGGACAAGAAGGTTTTCGCGAAGGCAAGGTTGTCGAGACCGCACTGAAGAGCCTCGATGCAGTCGCCGAGGAGCTCGAAGCAACGACGGCCGTGTTCACGGCTCCGCCCGAGTTTGCTGCGAACCGCGTGAACAAGGGCATGGTGCGCGATTTTTTGCAGTCCATTCGATCGCGATACGGTCGCGTCATCTTCGAGCCAGCGGCGGGCTGGGATCCGGACGAGTGCGACGAGTTGGCGCAAGAGGTCGGTGCAATTGCAGCGCGCGACCCGCTCGTAGCAGGTCTATCGAAGCGGCAAACCGCGTATTACCGCCTTCACGGTCCAGCGGGGCACAAGTCGCGCTACGAGGATCCGGCCATCGAAAAACTTGCTGATATCGCCAAGGGAGCCAAGCATCACAAGGATGCGACGTACGTGTTCACGAACGTCGACATGTTCGCAGATGCGAAAAGGTTCAAGAAAGCGATGAAGCTGTAGCGCCGATCCGGCTGGCTTCTCGCATGCACCGCGTTGGAGTACGCTGACGCGCGTGCGAGCTTGGATATTTGGCTTGATGACGCTTGTGCCGCTCGGCGTGCTCGGAGCGAGCTGTGCACTCGGGGGGTTCGAGCAAGTTGGGCCGCCACCGGTGGACGCTGGCACCGACCTGGGCTGTCAGCACGCGACGGTACCTTTGCCGCCCAACATTGCCGATGCCGACTTCGGTGACGGCGATCCCAACGCAGAGACGGAGTTCACCGTCGCGCTCAAGGCGATTCGCATGAAGCGCTCTGCCGATGCCGGACCGCTCGGCCTCGACCTCGACCGCTTTTGCAGTTGTCAGGGTGAAACGCCCTCATGCATCCCACCACCCGGCCAAAAAGAAGAACTGGCGTGCGACAAACCCGAAGGGCGAGACAATCAGGCCGCAGCGCTCTTTGGGCTCATCGAAACCGTCTTGCTGTTCGACCCCGAGCAAGACGAGTTGTCCGAGCTTTACAGCAGCTTTGCGAACCTCGGGCGATGGTCGATTCTCATGCGCATCAGCAACTACAATGGCCTAGCAAACGACCCGCAAGTACGTGTCGAGTGGTATCCGAGCGGCGGGACGCCGATGCCTCCGCAGTGGAACGGCTCGGACGAATGGCCGATCGTTCCGTCTGCCATCTCCGATGCGGGCAGCGCCATGGATGGCGGACTCCTTGCGCGCTACTTCGACAACGAAGCGTATGTCGTCGACGGCAAGCTCGTGTTTGCGTTGCTCGAGAGCGAGTTTACCGCGACAAACGGCCTCACCCAACTCTCGATGACCATCTCGGACGGCACGGGCATGGCGCGCATCGAATCCGTGGGCGTTGGGCAATATGCGCTTCGTGACGGGGTCATTGCCGGTCGTGTGAAGCTCATCGACTTGTTCAAGATGGTCACCGATTTTCGTGACCACAACGGCGCGCCGCTCTGTGCAACGGTGTCAAACCCCTTCTGGGGCGTGACGCGAGATGCTTTCTGCCGCGGCCTCGACATCCAAGTGGGATCCCCTCAGCTCAACAAAAAATGCGACGCCTTCTCGGTCGGTCTTGGCTTCGAATCAGAACCAGCGAGGATCGGCGCCATCGAACCCGGGATGTCGGGTCAGATGAACTGCAACCCTGGCGAGGATCCATTGTCGGTCTATCTGGACGCCGGCTGCCCGCCACCCATGAACGTCGACGCCGCCGTTCCTGTGGATGCCCCTATGGACTAGCGTCTGCGTCCGACGAAGCATCGGGCATCGAGGCTGCGCCGGTGCTCGATGTCCCGTCGCCGGTGGGCTGAATGAACGCGCAAGCACTCAGCACTTCAGGCGTTCGCTTGATGATCGCACATGGAAGAATCGTGGTGGGATCAACGCCGGACGCGAGCGCGATGGTTGGGCATTGAGCCATCGATGCAGCGCCGGTTCGGGCGCATCCTGCAGTGGCGTGAATGGCTTCGGTACATGCGTTGATGGAAGCCGTCGATGGATCCGACCCAGGATTGGTCATGCCGTGCAGGCACTGATCGCGGTAGAACGCGGAGCAGTACTGCGACTCGGTATCGCTCACGCCGCATGCAGTTGCGGATTCGCATCGCGCCGCCTCGATCTGTTGGCACGCCTCGACGCCCACAGCATCGCCGGTGCACGCTGATGCAAACGCGCCGGAGAGTGAGCCCACGATTGCAAGGGCAACTGCAGCGGACAACACGCGAGCGTTTTTTCGCACGCGAAACGGGTAGCACGGGGTTTGGCCCGGCGCCGATTTTTCCGCGAAAGTACCAGACATTCGGCCAATGACGAACGCGATGATTCTTTGTGCCGGGCTTGGAACTCGCCTGCGCCCCCTGACCAACGAACTGCCCAAACCACTGGTCTGGTTGGGAGATCGCCCAGCGCTCGCACACATCATCGATCGTCTTGCACGTGGCGGCGTCGATGGAGTCGTGATCAACACGCATCACCTCGCAAACAAGTTCGATCGCGCGACGCTCGCTTCGATGCCGCTCGCCGTTCGTGTCGTTCACGAACCGCACATTCGCGGCACTGCAGGCGGCGTCGCGGGCGCCGCCGAAGCACTCGGCCCCGGCGACGTCATCGTCTGGAACGGAGACATCGTCGCGGATGTGGACATCACAGCGCTGCGAAATTCGTACGAACGTGAAACAACGTCGGGGGCGATCGCCGTGCTCGCCGTGGTCCCGCGACATGCGAAAGGGGAGGGGACCGTGGGGCTTGGAGCGGACGGACGCGTCGTGCGGCTTCGAGGTGAAGTGTTCGGGGAGGAAGCAGGCAGCGCGGATTATGTTGGTGTACAAATGATTGGTGCGTCGTTACGATCTCGCCTTCCGGAGGAAGGATGCTTCATGGCCGATGTCTACTTGCCCGCCCTCCGGCGCGGCGAGCGCATCGCGACGACGGCCGTCGCCACGCGATTCACGGACCTCGGCACGGTGGACACGTACCTCGAGGAAAACCTGCGCTGGCTCCGAGGTTCGGGGGCGAATGCGTACGTGGGTCCCGGTGCAGCAGTGGACACGAGCGTGACGGTCGTGGGCTCGATCGTCGGTGCGAGCGCGACCGTGCGTGGTCAGGGCGAGCTTCGTGATGTCGTGGTTTGGCCGGGCGCAACCGTCACAGCGCCGCTCGCGCGTGCCGTCGTGATGACGAATGGAGACGTCGTGCCTACGGGAAGTACATCTCCACGTTGAGCGCAGGTTTCCCGCTTTCCAGCACGCCTCCCATGATCGCAAGCGTCCCGTTCGGCGCAGGCACGACCGTCGCCCCGGACCGCGGCTCCCGCAGCGGTCGCTCGACCACCGATGGTTTGTCCACGTCAACTTCGAAGACGCGTACGAGCTTGCTTCCCATGGCTTCGTGCCCCACGACGAGCACGCGGCTACCTCCAAGGTAAAACCCGCGCGCCTTCACGAGCGCGACCGGCAGCTCCGCACCGACGACCTCGGTCATCGCGCAACCCGACGTGCAACCTGGATCCCACGTGCGCGTCGCAGCCGCTGCGTTCGTCGCCGTCACACCTCCCACGAGCGCCATGCGTCCTTTGCCAAGCGTCACCGCGGCTGCACCCACCGTCGCATCGGACGGCATGTCCCGAGCCACGAACGCAGTTTGTCCTTCTGGAACCACCTCGAACCCCGCGCCGGCTGCGCTACCGCCTGCAACGACGAGCCCCACACCTTCCGCCCACGCGCTCGCCGCAGACGCTCGCTCCTGCACCAGTGACAACGCCGTCACGAGCCCATCCGTGCTGAACGCGAGCACCCCGCGCGTCGCAGCACCTTCGCGCGTCGCACCAACGATGTAACTCGTGCCCGACGGTGACTCGACGACCACGCCCCCCGCAACATCGGCAAACGACGTCAATCCATCAGGCAGCGGAACCGTCGTCGGACTTCCCTCGGCACCGACGAAATATGCACCGGAATCACCCACGACGAGCATTCCATCGTAGCGGCCAACCAGGGATCCTGCGGCGATCGGCATCGCGCTCGAAGCCGCACTGTTCCACGCGAGCAAGTCGTAAAAATCCCCATCACGCGCCTCACCTCCGCCGTCTGCACCCATCGCCGAGATGCCTCCGGTTGTCGCGACGTACCTTTCGCCAAGCACACACGCGGGCGCATCCACATGCGCGCGATCGAGCGCCCCGGGAGGACGCGCCCACGTCTGAACTCGCTGCACGAAAACAGGGATGTCCTCGCTCGCAAACGCACTCGGCAAGAGCGCCGAAAGCGAGCGACCTCGAACGACGACCAACCCATCCGCCGATGTCCCCGTCACCTCGATCGAAAGCGGTTCTGCCTTTGGTACGTCGCCCAAATCGAACGCTCCGCCCGGCACCGTCTCCGCGGCGAACACGTCACCCCCCGTCGTTCGCGCTTCGATCCGCACTTTTGTGACCGCCGGCGACGCCGTAAACGCGTCCGTCTCCAGCCCCGTCATGATGCGCAGCGATCGCTCGAGCGGCTCTGCCTGACACCCGCACGCGACAGCTCCGGCCGCGAGCAACCCCAACCTCGTTGAACGATGCTTCACTTGATCCGAGCGTACCGCCGCGATCCGAGTGCCGCACGTTTCGACACGCCGTGTGCTAGCAGCACTCCGTGCTCGTAGGCCGCCATCTGCCGCTCGCTCCCGATCCTCTCGCCATCGCGGCTCGACTGCGCGAATCAGGCGCCGATCGCATCGCCCTCCTGCACGCCTCCGACCGCACGCCCGGCGCATACACACGTTATTCGTTCATCGCATGCGATCCCGATCGCGAAAGCCGCGCGCTCGATCCGCTCATCGACGACCCCGACTTGACGCGCGTTTTTGCCACGGGCGCTTTTCGAAGCATCCCGCGATGGATCGGCGTTTTGCCCTACGACGCATTCAGGCACCTCGAACGCCCCGACTGGGTACGCCAAGAAACACGTCCGCCGCCGCTCCTCGATCGCCCGCTTTGGTTGCGATATCCCGCAGTGGTCGTGGTTGACCATACCGAAGGCCGAGTTTTCGCGGTTGGCACTACGCGCGAGCACGTCGGAAACCTGCTTTCGCGCATGGGGACCGCACCTTTGGAGAGCGGTTTCGCGACGCTGAAACGTAAGCCAATTCGCGTCGAAGTCACCGAAAGCGAACCGTCCACGCTGCACATCGATCGCATTCGTGCTGCGAAAGAGCTCATCGCACGTGGGGATCTATACCAAGTCAATCTCGCTCGACGTCTGCGCGTGACGCTTGTCCAAGGTGGGCCACTCGACATGTACGCCCGCATGAGCGCTGCCGCGCCGTCTCCGTTTGGTGCGTGTTTGCAGCTCGATCGTGACTTGGCTGTCGTATCCACGTCACCAGAGCTGCTGCTTCGAGCTGAAACGATGGCATCGACTGATCGGTTGATATCGTCGACGAATTCATCAATGAATCCGATGCATTTTGCGCGACTGTATACGTGTCCTATCAAGGGCACGCGACCTCGAGGGGCAGGGGCATTCGAAGACAGGAATCTGATCCGTGAGCTCGACGAAGACCCCAAGGAAAACGCGGAGTTGACGATGATCATCGATGTCGAACGGAACGACCTGGGACGCGTGGCCAGGGCGGGATCCGTTCGCGTGGTCCGCGGTCCCGAGGTCGTCACACATCGCACAGTGCATCATCGCGAAGCCTTGCTCACAGCATATACCAAAAAGTCAGCTTCTCGCCGCGACGTACTCGAAGCGATGCTTCCCAGCGGAAGCGTGACGGGAGCGCCCAAAGT is a genomic window of Polyangiaceae bacterium containing:
- a CDS encoding VWA domain-containing protein; this encodes MKIYSFRGPSGPAFLAFVLFALFMCGCRPAESPESRDPHAVTAEGLLGTPVLLANGESTVYAVVRLGTVPRPAQQRGPVNVALAIDTSGSMEGEGIEAARKSGMSVVDSLADGDRLAIVVFHSKAEILLESEELSPDVRAEAKQKIEAIEARGTTAMGEGLDLALNQVNAHFDAKGINRIVLLGDGIPNVSSRLDYTAQRAAQRGIVITTIGLGLDYDEVLMANIATTSGGRYRYVEAPDKLAAFFKEELGRFDSVYGRHASATLTPGPGVRIDGVVGGQSGSESAYVPLGDITHGDTRDIVVRLIVKPRKPGVPIELLDATIQFDDALEDAGRLERRVYFGAHTTLDEAEVAKAKRPDVELAAALAEASATTIQAMAMGKKGRYLSARDMLTKGAEAAIAQSKRTPSRELEKFAENMRTVAKDMPEVDAPQLKQSTESHGYDFSDDAVNAAPAEAPSPSVTKMRKEVHQQAVDQLY
- a CDS encoding ribonuclease H-like domain-containing protein, coding for MASFASKLSRLPKMSGEAPAGLATSAPAPALEPDNAAAALKSKPTLDELRNRISRIVAKVSAPAPRPDPTAAELPFYLERTDLGPLHVRRERAVPAARVGRVPLVAARDAEPAMLSLLALDPNLASCDVRGALFLDTETTGLQGGTGTVPFLLGLAYYDDAHGGFVLEQALLRRLGEEAPILELVARRLEAASMIVTYNGKSFDMPLLRTRFVMNRMPVPPDKPHLDLVHVARRIHGQRLKSRTLVAIENEVLGRERVGDVAGADVVACYMHYLRTGDESALLGVIEHNAADVLSMVALVGLYGEPFGSLGGEDLAGVARTLRRAGQLERAAEAAEAAVDKGGGTLARRARGDIAKARGDKARALLDYEMLATEVDDPSVRLELAKLYEHHVKAFAAALALVEHGTGEADPELEKRRARLNRKIERQA
- a CDS encoding DUF72 domain-containing protein, encoding MLTVGCAGFPVPATRYFKEFLFVEVQETHVSIPGSGTIRRWKREAPEGFRFALLGPRDVGQEGFREGKVVETALKSLDAVAEELEATTAVFTAPPEFAANRVNKGMVRDFLQSIRSRYGRVIFEPAAGWDPDECDELAQEVGAIAARDPLVAGLSKRQTAYYRLHGPAGHKSRYEDPAIEKLADIAKGAKHHKDATYVFTNVDMFADAKRFKKAMKL
- a CDS encoding NTP transferase domain-containing protein — translated: MTNAMILCAGLGTRLRPLTNELPKPLVWLGDRPALAHIIDRLARGGVDGVVINTHHLANKFDRATLASMPLAVRVVHEPHIRGTAGGVAGAAEALGPGDVIVWNGDIVADVDITALRNSYERETTSGAIAVLAVVPRHAKGEGTVGLGADGRVVRLRGEVFGEEAGSADYVGVQMIGASLRSRLPEEGCFMADVYLPALRRGERIATTAVATRFTDLGTVDTYLEENLRWLRGSGANAYVGPGAAVDTSVTVVGSIVGASATVRGQGELRDVVVWPGATVTAPLARAVVMTNGDVVPTGSTSPR
- a CDS encoding anthranilate synthase component I family protein, whose translation is MLVGRHLPLAPDPLAIAARLRESGADRIALLHASDRTPGAYTRYSFIACDPDRESRALDPLIDDPDLTRVFATGAFRSIPRWIGVLPYDAFRHLERPDWVRQETRPPPLLDRPLWLRYPAVVVVDHTEGRVFAVGTTREHVGNLLSRMGTAPLESGFATLKRKPIRVEVTESEPSTLHIDRIRAAKELIARGDLYQVNLARRLRVTLVQGGPLDMYARMSAAAPSPFGACLQLDRDLAVVSTSPELLLRAETMASTDRLISSTNSSMNPMHFARLYTCPIKGTRPRGAGAFEDRNLIRELDEDPKENAELTMIIDVERNDLGRVARAGSVRVVRGPEVVTHRTVHHREALLTAYTKKSASRRDVLEAMLPSGSVTGAPKVRAMEVIANLEAHRRGLYTGGFGALAHDGSMTLAMAIRTVVLQNTDGEYFTGGGIVADSDPQRELEETRWKAIQLEKVARS